Proteins from a genomic interval of Danio rerio strain Tuebingen ecotype United States chromosome 4, GRCz12tu, whole genome shotgun sequence:
- the LOC137491092 gene encoding uncharacterized protein produces the protein MVFIKEESEDVKIEETFTVKQEDLQEQTDLIEQNEGSKEEEHHVKSEEKTNLQTDGILKRRDKNCFTCTQCGKSLAKKSKLKIHMRIHTGEKPFTCTQCGKSFSQSSHLKHHMRIHTGEKPFTCTQCGKSFSLSSNRNKHMRIHTGEKPFTCAQCGKSFSQSSHLNLHMMIHTGEKPFTCTQCGKSFSLLSSLNLHMMIHTGEKPFTCTQCGKSFSLSSNRNKHMRIHTGEKPFTCAQCGKSFSQSSHLNLHMMIHTGEKPFTCTQCGKSFSQSSHLNLHMMNHTGEKPFTCTQCGKSFSQSSNLNLHMRIHTGEKPFTCTQCGKSFSLLSSLNIHMMIHTGEKPFTCTQCGKSFSQSSHLNKHMRIHTGEKPFMCTQCEKSFSQSSHLNKHMKIHTGEKPFTCTQCGKSFSQSSSCNLHLRIHTGEKSNNRISHA, from the exons atggtgtttattaaagaggagagtgaagatgtgaagattgaagaaacattcacagtcaaacaggaagatctgcaagaacaaacag acctaattgaacagaatgaggggagtaaagaggaggaacatcatgtcaaaagtgaggaaaaaactaatttacagactgatggtattttgaaaaggagagacaagaattgtttcacctgcactcagtgtggaaagagtttggcaaaaaaaagcaaacttaagattcacatgaggatccacactggagagaaaccattcacatgcactcagtgtgggaagagtttcagccaatcatcacaccttaaacatcacatgagaatccacactggagagaaaccattcacatgcactcagtgtgggaagagtttcagcctatcatcaaaccgtaataaacacatgaggatccacactggagagaaaccattcacctgcgctcagtgtgggaagagtttcagccaatcgtcacaccttaatctacacatgatgatacacactggagagaaaccattcacatgcactcagtgtgggaagagtttcagcctattatcatcccttaatctacacatgatgatccacactggagagaaaccattcacatgcactcagtgtgggaagagtttcagcctatcatcaaaccgtaataaacacatgaggatccacactggagagaaaccattcacatgcgctcagtgtgggaagagtttcagccaatcatcacaccttaatctacacatgatgatccacactggagagaaaccattcacatgcactcagtgtgggaagagtttcagccaatcatcacaccttaatctacacatgatgaaccacactggagagaaaccattcacatgcactcagtgtgggaagagtttcagccaatcatcgaACCTTAATCTAcatatgaggatccacactggagagaaaccattcacatgcactcagtgtgggaagagtttcagcctattatcatcccttaatatacacatgatgatccacactggagagaaaccattcacatgcactcagtgtgggaagagtttcagccaatcatcacaccttaataaacacatgaggatccacactggagagaaaccattcatgtgcactcagtgtgagaagagtttcagccaatcatcacaccttaataaacacatgaagatccacactggagagaaaccattcacatgcactcagtgtgggaagagtttcagccagtcATCATCCTGTAATCTACacttgaggatccacactggagagaaatcaaacaacagaatttcgcatgcttaa